One window from the genome of Rufibacter tibetensis encodes:
- a CDS encoding D-alanyl-D-alanine carboxypeptidase — protein sequence MHIPFTGFRWLTLSCLFLFILVGCSTARQAPAVITTPTPPPPPAYGPEEIRQHVLESEIGKNRFVGFALFDPALGKMVVEHNSDKYFVPASNTKLFTFYASLKMLGDSIPALKYVVRGDSLIFWGTGDPTFTHMDLKNTVAYDFLKNRKEKLFYLETPFASTPFATNWGWDDYNYYYQPERSIFPIHGNIVKFARKGGPARRYTTTPAIFKPIIKTDTARYNHNDAFVRAWRTNEFTYYPKHASADFSVEVPFIPSPDMTVRLLADTLKKKVTLLKNRTLPTGAQTFYGLPSDTVYKRMLQVSDNLFAEQLMVLCSGTLSDTLSVERGIQYAVKNYLADLPDAPVWVDGSGLSSMNLFTPRSIIALLQKLQQERPVERLLPLMATGGRPGTFRSIYKAEPPFVFGKSGTLAHVHNQSGYIMTKSGKLLLFSFMNNNFKVPSSEIRNEMVRIMTEVHEKY from the coding sequence ATGCACATTCCTTTTACCGGCTTCCGCTGGCTCACGCTCTCCTGCTTATTTCTGTTCATTCTGGTAGGCTGTAGCACTGCCAGGCAGGCGCCAGCGGTGATTACAACACCTACCCCGCCACCTCCGCCGGCCTACGGACCCGAGGAAATCAGGCAGCATGTGTTAGAATCTGAGATCGGGAAGAACCGGTTTGTGGGCTTCGCCTTGTTTGACCCCGCTTTGGGGAAAATGGTGGTAGAACACAATTCAGACAAGTACTTTGTGCCTGCCTCCAACACCAAACTATTCACGTTCTACGCCAGCCTAAAAATGTTGGGCGACTCTATTCCGGCGCTCAAGTACGTGGTACGGGGCGACTCCCTCATCTTCTGGGGCACCGGCGACCCAACCTTCACGCACATGGACCTGAAGAACACGGTGGCTTATGACTTCCTGAAGAACCGCAAAGAAAAACTGTTTTACCTGGAGACACCTTTCGCCAGTACGCCCTTCGCTACTAACTGGGGCTGGGATGATTATAATTATTACTACCAGCCAGAGCGCAGCATTTTTCCCATTCACGGCAACATTGTGAAGTTTGCCCGCAAAGGAGGACCAGCCCGGCGATACACCACCACCCCCGCCATCTTTAAGCCCATCATCAAAACCGATACTGCCCGCTACAACCACAATGACGCCTTCGTGCGGGCCTGGCGCACCAATGAGTTTACTTATTACCCTAAGCACGCTTCTGCTGATTTCTCCGTGGAAGTACCGTTCATTCCCTCGCCCGACATGACCGTGCGGTTGCTCGCCGATACACTTAAAAAGAAAGTAACGCTACTGAAAAACCGTACCCTGCCAACCGGTGCCCAAACGTTCTATGGCCTGCCTTCTGACACGGTGTACAAGCGCATGCTGCAAGTGAGCGACAACCTGTTTGCCGAGCAACTGATGGTACTTTGCTCCGGTACCTTGTCTGATACCTTGTCTGTGGAGAGGGGAATCCAATACGCCGTGAAGAATTACTTGGCAGACTTGCCCGATGCGCCGGTGTGGGTAGATGGCTCGGGACTTTCCAGCATGAACCTCTTCACGCCCCGCAGCATCATTGCCCTTTTACAGAAACTACAGCAGGAACGCCCTGTTGAACGCCTGTTGCCGCTCATGGCCACCGGCGGAAGACCCGGCACCTTTCGCAGTATCTACAAAGCAGAACCCCCCTTTGTGTTCGGGAAATCCGGTACGCTGGCCCACGTGCACAACCAAAGCGGGTACATCATGACCAAAAGCGGCAAGCTGCTGCTCTTCAGTTTCATGAACAACAACTTCAAGGTGCCTTCCAGCGAGATCCGCAATGAGATGGTGCGCATCATGACTGAGGTACACGAGAAGTACTAA
- a CDS encoding S66 peptidase family protein: MVNRTRREVLASLSVAAASLPLLSFVSSPLPEKAPKTLVPPRLKPGDTVGLICPAGAAFSREAVQITKESMEALGLKVKLGKHVFDRFGYLAGTDQARAEDVNAMFADKSVQGILAVHGGWGCARLLPLLDYKTIQKNPKPLIGYSDITALHLAINAKTGLVTFHGPVGSATWNKFSVDSFRQVLFDGSPILFENPKELGDNLTITKDRITTITPGTARGKLVGGNLTVLTAIIGSEYLPNWKDAILFLEDTNEAVYRVDRMLTQLKLAGVLNQVKGVVFGKCSDCEPGKGGYGSLTLEEVLEQHLQPLKVPVYSGAMIGHITHKFTIPVGAEAEIDATAGTIRLLQGAVA; the protein is encoded by the coding sequence ATGGTTAACCGTACCCGCCGTGAGGTGCTAGCGTCTCTTTCTGTGGCGGCCGCTTCGCTGCCCCTGCTAAGCTTTGTTTCAAGTCCTTTGCCGGAAAAAGCGCCTAAAACCCTTGTTCCGCCGCGGTTGAAACCTGGTGATACGGTAGGTTTGATTTGTCCGGCTGGAGCGGCGTTCAGTCGGGAGGCGGTGCAGATCACCAAAGAATCTATGGAGGCGCTGGGGTTGAAGGTAAAGCTGGGAAAACACGTGTTTGACCGTTTCGGGTATCTGGCTGGTACGGACCAGGCCCGAGCCGAGGACGTGAACGCCATGTTCGCGGATAAAAGCGTGCAGGGAATTTTGGCCGTGCACGGAGGCTGGGGCTGCGCCCGATTGCTGCCGTTACTGGACTACAAAACCATTCAGAAGAACCCCAAACCGCTCATCGGTTACTCAGACATCACGGCCCTACATTTAGCCATTAATGCCAAAACAGGGCTGGTGACGTTTCATGGCCCTGTGGGCTCGGCTACCTGGAACAAGTTCTCAGTAGATTCTTTTAGGCAGGTGCTGTTTGACGGCAGTCCGATCTTGTTTGAGAACCCCAAAGAACTGGGCGACAACCTCACCATCACCAAAGACCGCATTACCACCATTACGCCCGGCACCGCCCGCGGCAAACTGGTGGGCGGCAACTTAACTGTGCTTACTGCCATTATAGGTTCTGAGTATCTGCCCAACTGGAAAGACGCCATCCTGTTTCTGGAAGACACCAACGAAGCCGTGTACCGGGTAGACCGCATGCTCACCCAACTGAAGCTTGCTGGCGTGCTGAACCAGGTGAAAGGAGTGGTATTTGGCAAATGCTCAGACTGCGAACCGGGCAAAGGAGGTTATGGCTCCCTCACCTTGGAAGAAGTCCTGGAGCAGCATTTGCAGCCTTTGAAAGTGCCCGTGTACTCGGGAGCCATGATCGGCCATATCACGCATAAATTCACTATTCCGGTGGGTGCCGAGGCCGAAATAGATGCTACGGCAGGAACTATCAGGTTATTACAGGGCGCCGTAGCCTGA